aaggaaacaatCCTGCCCTGCAGAGTGGATGGGATTCCACCTCCTGGCTCTGTGaaccagagggaaaaaatgcctttttatttaaaacctgGTATCCTGCTGCATAATGTTATTCAAGAACCATTAGCACGTTACCCATAATTAGGAACGAATGGCTTGTGTCAAATTCATCATGCTCCTGGATGGCTCCCTTTGATCAGCAAATTATCCCATAAAAAAGTATGTAATGCCTCAGACACTTCcatcaggagctgctgctgttcagctttGCCCTTCCCCAGAGGAGCAGGTTTCAgtgctgaggaagaggatggagacCCAGACTCTGCTGGGGGTGGTCCCTAACTGCCCCATGCTGCACGGCAGCACGTAACACACCAGGTTGTATGGGACAGGGAGGGGTCAGTAACTAAACAGTGCCTGGGATTAATCCCAGGTGTGGGAATGCTCTGCCCAGAGAGCAGCCACACTGCCAGGACCAGCTCCAAGCTGCTCCTATGGGAGCAGAGGCTTctgtgccagggcaggggaCTCTGGGGTACCCAGCCTGTGGGATTCTCACCAGATCCCTTCAGTTCACTGGATAAACCTGCTgcatctcctcctccagcagggaaGCAGCCGGTTATCCCAGCTTCCACCCAGTGTACCTGGGATTATAGTTAATTCTTCCCCCAAACACTCGTGCTCTGGCCAGTGGGATACCCCTGTCCGTGATGGAGGCTCCCCATGAGGGCCAGCTCTTGGCTGGCTTCCCATGACAAATACCACAAACATCCCTTTCCCCAGTGATGGAAGTGCTTGAGGAGGGGCCACAGTTGCTCCCATTCCATCCTGTCCCATTGGAAAACCTTGCCCAGAGTATTCCTGACCTCCCTTATCCCACCAGCTATTTCAGTTTACGAGGGTGCACATATAATTATGATGCCGGAGCCAAAGCAGGTTCACCCGACCCATAGTGGGAAATGCTCAAACCCAGTGAGGGATTTCCCACTTGGATGGGATCAAAGCTCTGCAACGGGGTTTTAATGTCCAGGGAGTGAAAAGCCACCCTAAAATTGACACTAAACCAAGAACTGTGCAAAGAATGGGGCAGAAAGTGGATCTACAAAGAGCATCTGTAtcctcccttttccctctgTCCCTTTTGAGGATAGAGAGAGGTTAGGAAGGGATGAAAACAcgttaaaaaaaggaataattttacACTAGCCTCATAAAAATGACATCGTCACATTCCAGAATTAGCACTATTAAACCAACACACACACGGATATTTTTAGCTGGATATTAACGGTAAATGATGCCATATTGAGAAGCGCTTccacccagcccagccctggctgtgTTTAACCAGAACCAAACGGCTCCAAAAAGATCAGAATGAACAGAAATGACATAATTCTTCATAGAGGAAGGAGgcaaagaaacccaaaagcCCTTTTGACAGCAGCCCCGGCTGCGCTCCCATCACTGCACGCACTAATGCCTCAGACTTGCTTCCTCCACTCTTGACTCTTCAATCCTGCCAGGCGAGGGGTTAACCCCATTCCCACTAATGAAGAACACCAGGAACACGCTCCCGACAAGCCCACCCCAGCAGGGAAAAAGAGAGCAACAAGAAGGGAAACCCCCTCCTGCATTTGTACTCCGTAAAATAGGAAATAGAAATCAAGGCACCTATGGAGAGATGAGTTTCACTTAAGTGCTCCGGTCTCATTTTATCTGAAATACCCTAATAATAGCGGATTACACAATGTATTTGAGATGCGATCACATGCTTTATGGAACAGTATCCGTGCCGTGGCAGGGAAGTTCCTCCCCCCCTTTTAACtaccaaaaaaatccaatttgctcctttttaaagtaaaaccaaaagtCTTACTTTTGTTTAAtaacttcacatttctttgaCACGTGCCTGCCATAAACTGCCATTTCTTTTTGCATAATAAAGCCCCGCCGAAGGATGATTTTCCAGATGGCTCCATTTCCATAGGATAACAAGTTGGAAACCACTACCATGCAGCCACCAAGCTCGGGTATCTTCCCCATGACTCCCCATGGACATCCCTGCTCTGAGCACCTTGCACTCCTgaagctgcagcctctgcaccCCATGGTTTAAACCCTGGTTTAATTCTGGGATTACACTTGGAACCTGGGATTCTTTGCAGGGATGCAAGGAAACCCTTGAAGAGACCTAAACCATGGGAGAGCAGCTCCTGTTCAGCACACGGCCATGTGCAATGCCCACCCATGGGTCTCCCCTGTACCTCCATTCCCAAGCTGGCGCATCCCTCATCCTCCTCCCATTGCAGGGATGCAACACCCCAATCACTTGGTGCCCCTGCTTCCTGCCCAGCCGAGGGGTCGTGGGGGGGGACAGGACACCCATCATGGCAGAGGAGAAGAGGCCAGCCCCACATTAAAAGCTGATGAATGCCCAAGAAGTCACAAACCAGCTTCAGGGGGTCCCCGAACACCTCAGGATACCCACAGCTCCCTTTGAGCTCCCCCCCAGGGCACTCACCTCCGAGCAGCACTCAGAAAGTGGAGTTTAACCTGGGAATTCCCTGCCCACAAGCACCAGGGTACCCGATTTCACCCTGTCAAAAGGAGGCTGCAGATACCCAAAAAGGTCCAATCCAGCTCACGTCACCCAGAGGTGCAAAACCAGCCGAAACAGAGGGCAAAGCACATGCCCCCAGGGAACAAACCTCTACAGAAACAGCTTTAAGCCACCAGTGGCccctcaaggccaggctgggttTGTTGAGGGGAGGAGGGTTCCAATCCTCCATGCTCCCGAATGGGTTTTGGTGGGATTTCATATAGTTAAATAAGAACTGAGGGCCAATATTTCAGGAGCTGGGACGGGGGAGCTGTGAGACGGGAAGAGCCCAGTGGTCCAAGATCCTGCCTGCGCCAATGGGATGCTCCCAAGGATGGCGCAACGCCTTCATAAAGCACCTAATTGTGCAAAGCTCTCTATACGGGGACATTTATTCCCGACCCCAGCTGGTGCTCAGCCTGTTCCCTGAAGCATGAAGATTGATAACGCTCAGGATGgtttctttcccccttcccaagGTGCTGTCATTGCGGATGTCATTTGGTTTTGGAAGTTTACCAAACCCTCTGCCTTCAGAATTCCACGTGCCAGCGAGTTTCCCAAGGCAGTTACACTGGGAATCCAAAAGAAGAAGTGCAAGAGGGTGAAATCCAACACGGGCCATGCTTTGGGCAGGGTGGGagcagcatccatagggatgagCCAACAGCAACTGCAAAAATCCCTTTCCCCTTTATTTGCCGAGGAGGTGACCCCGTTTCACCACCACGGTGCCCATCCTCTGCTCTGCACCGTGaggctccttccctggcagggTGACTCGCAGCAGCATTACACGCATGATTAGCCTTCAGATCAGGGGAACGGGGGCTTAACTGCGTGAGAAACGGCTGTTATTCAGGTAATGGATTTACAGCACTCGCTACTAAAGTATCAGACACAGCAATTTTTTACAGCTTTCACGCTGGAATTTATGGCTCAGGGAGGCGATCTCCATCCCAGGCAGGGATCATTGCCTTATTTAGTACTCCGAGCAGGGAAAATTTATGGGTTTGCCCAAGTTTGTTTTGAAAGGTAACCTGcaggcacacacagagcccCCCTTCCCCACACGATGCAAGGGGAGACGTGTGCCACGCAGCTCCCCGAGGGGCACCCAGCGTCTGCTTGaggacagagctgctgcacacacatgtgGCAGTCCCACGTTTTCAGATGTATGAGGTTAATTCTTCACCTGAAGGCATCAGGACCCCCCCCAAGGATGGGGACCACATCTGGGCACCCTCCTGGGTACCCAAAGACAGACCCGGAGAAAACCTGCTCCTAATTTTACATCCAACAGGTCTTTCCCCTGTTCTTACAGCCTTCCCTGTTCTGCATCCTGTGCAGGTTCCTGTCCCCTTTGGGAGCGGAGCAGGCAGGACCCCCCCAAACCACAGCCATCTCTGGAGCATCCAATGGGCTCCATCCCCTTAGGGATGTGTCCCCCAAAGACAGCAGCATTCACACCCCAGCTTCATCAGGGATGGCCGAATCTGGTGCAACCCCTGGTGCCAGCCCTGGGGGACGAGAGCAGGGTAAAAATCCAGCATTAcccccaacccaaacccctcaCAGGGCCCAGTTTCACACTGGTAAGAAGCAGGTGTCCCTCctacctgctgctgctggaagtgcAGGAGCTCCACGGGGCTCATCTCGCCATTGGTCTCCCCACTCGTGGCTCCTTCTCGCCCTGTACCCGCCGCAGTGCCGCCGGTGCCGCCGCCATCGGGCTGGTTGCTGAGGCTGCTGACCCCGTTCTGGCCGGACGGAGTGGACCGGATGGTCTCCGAGGCGGATTCAACCATCATGACTTGCTAGCAGgacctgaggaggaggagagagcctGAAACCCCTGCCTGGCCCATCCACATGCCCCATCCTCACCCTGCCCCATCTGCGATCCCCATGAGGTCCAGCAGGGAGGCGATGTCAAACCCTGGCCAGTGGTAGCCACAGTCAGTTGACTCCACAACCTGAATGTACAGCAGCATGAGCTGCTGTGAACGCGCTGTACAACACTAAGGAAAACAAGTGCAACTCCTTCCTTTGGaaaacactgtgttttcagctcTCTCCCAGCCAGATGCAAGATACAAAACCCCAGGAATCCAGGCATTTCTCACAGAATcccaaaatatttcactttgagGCGCTGGAGACAGCGAGGCTGCTCCCCAGGCACATGGAGCCAGGCCATGCATTTCACCATCAGAATCCCAGCACATGTTTCCACAAACCAGCTCCCAGCAAACCGGCACTTCCCTGGCGTGAAGTTTGCCATCAAGATGAGGAAGCCCAAAAGGTTCCCAAATGGAACTGGGACATGGCAGAATGAGAGTGGGGGATGCTCCAGGAAACACCCAATGGATAATCCTGCTTGCATCCCTGGCACCTCTATGCACACCTTGGGTACCATCAAAGAACTGAGCTGGGTGCTTCACTGCATGTGGCTGCTCTTGCACCTCATTTCATGCAATTCCAGGTTTCCCTCTCACGAGGCAGCAGCACAACATGGGAACAACATGGGATGTcggcagcagccccagggctggagctcAGCTCGGCCAACAGCTCCTGAAGCACCACATGGAGCCAGAGGGAAGCACCAGCACAGGGAGAGCTGCTCGCATCCcagtgtgtgtctgtctgcaggAGAGCTGGGATCTCAGCTTCAAGGTAATGACATGGAGAGTCCCTGCCCCGCTGGGCTGGTCAGCAGGCAGCTTGTTGGCTGGGAACCTGAGCAGCCCCTTTCCTGGGAGAAACTCCCAGATCCAGGCTAACACAGGAGGAAACACAACCACAGCATCCAGCACTGACCCCAGCCACTGAGCCCTcacagccacatccagcctcaACACTCGTGGCTCATGgagccctgccagggcagggggctctgcctccttcccaACACACGTTCTGCTCTGTGGAACAGCACAGGATACAGTTTGATCGCATTCAatccagctccttccccacaagcgggtgctggagcaggatcAGCATCCACCTACCACCGTTCGCAGCCGGCTGGTGAGTTTGGAACAGGAGGGGAATAAAGAAAGAGGGACGAGAGAAGAAACActgtttctctgcctttttcttctctttttttcccccgtcttccccctccccaccccaaaagacagaaagacaaacTGCGAACAACATAATTGCTGAAATGTGGCGTGTAATAATAGCTATTCAGAAGCTGATCATTCATATTAAACAGGGTGAAGCAAGCTTCTCATTTGCATGTTGGAGATTATATGCATTTCAAAAGTCATTTCCGCAGGGTATATGACTGACATTAATTCCCatgtggagctgctggctccCTCCCGCTAGCCTGGTGCTACCAGACCCAAGCGGGGCGGCTCGGTAACGGGATTACTGGGTCCTGGTTGTGGTGAGGTTGGAGCAGCTTCCCAAGAAAGGATCGGGATGCTCGATGCCATTAGGAGCAAAAGAACCTGGAAGAAAACACCTTATCCTCCTGCCCAACAAGAGTGTGCAGGAATATTGAActattcctgtttcttttccccttttccttctgcttcaagCGGCCTCACCGGGAAAGCCGGGCTCTGCCCTTGCCCGGCAGTCACAAGGCACAGCCATGGCCAGAAACTCAGCGGGATTCAAAAAGCGATTTGACTTTTATATGGAGAACAAGAATATCCAGAGTTACAACAGGAAGtattaaaaaagggaaagaaagaaaaaaagtgaaaggttTTGGAAAGGATATAAAACTTTCCTGGCTTCGGGGCACAAATTGAAGCGTAACTACTGGGAATTAGGAGGAAATCTTTCCTGATGGAGGAGCTGTGACCATGGGCTCGCTCTggcatccccagccctgccagagCCGGGATGCCGGAGCCGATGAGCCATGCTGGGGTCCGGCCGGGCGATTCCCGGGACACCAGGCCAGGGGTTCCCTTTCCAAGTCTAGTAAAACTCGACTTCCCGTTCGCGAGCCCTGCGGGACGCTGGTGTCTGCGCTCCCAGCGCTGCAAGGGAAGTCATAAAAGAAAGtcataataataatgaaaatatttccattcaTATAAAAGTTTTAcaaaacttaaagaaaaagagctaAGCCAGAGTCTGCAACGCTCTGAACGCGACTTAAATCGGGAACAAGCGCTTTTCCAGCCAGCACCGAGCTGGGATAACTGAAGCCGCGTTGGAAAGAGCAAAACCCGGCTGCAGGACTTGAGCATCCCTGTGCATAAACGGGACAAGATGCAGCATCCCAGCTCCCGCTTTTCATCTGTTCTAGTTTAAACATGCAGCATTTCAGGGATTCACCATACGTTGGTATCCAGAGGGTCTACTCAGGATCAGGCTTTCCCAAGGTATTAAGGCAGGGATCCTGACCAGACAGTCCCCACAGGGATACAACACCCAGATGAAGCAGAAAAGGGTGGGTTTACTaaagaggggaggggaggagaccCCTCTAATGGGAAGGAACCACAGAGGCTGCACAAATGTATTGCTAATCCCCATCTCGGGCTCAAAACCCCTCCATGGAATAAGTGctctgccttcccccccccttccttaAACGTGCACCTTTCACAGgacaaagaaagggaaacagaacTATGACGAGGGTAAAGAATCCCCCAACCTTTAGCAGTACCATATGGCAATGAGAGGATATTAATTACTGTTGCTTTTAATTAACAATTGCTTCATCTGAGCAGTCACATTTCCTTGACATCCCTGACTCGCTGCTAACCCTCCAAGTGCACACACCACACCAAGCCATCAATCCGGTTTTATTGACACCCCCTCCCCGCCGCAAACAGGCACGATACCAGGGATTGCCAATTAACACCTCCACACTCTCTAATTAGCACAATTAACAGGCTGATGGATGCCCAGAGCTTCCCTGCCGGGAGGGGGGAGCACATCAGCTGGTTGGGCTGTTGGACACGGCATGTACATGGCCAACATGCCTGTGCCATGCTCCCTGTCGTCGCCATGAGAGCACCATGTGTGTGCCATGCCACAGAGCCCCAACATTGCCATGGagcccagcatccccatggagccCAGCATCCCACGGagcccagcatccccatggagcccagcatccccatggagccCAGCATCCCCACGGAGCCCAGCATCCCCACGGAGCCTTTCCAAGCTGAGCAGAAAGAGCAGGATGAGCACAGAGGCCAGCGAGCCGGCGGATTCCAGAGCACAGATTTGCACCCAAGAACATGGGGTCTTCACAAGCAGGAACAGCAGATGTGATCTCTCCCCAAAACCTCCTGAGGAATCCTGGAGCATCCAGCCCCACCGGAGCGATGCTGCTTCTCCACCTGATTCAGCTCCACAGGAACCCACAGAAACAGGTACAGCCGAGCCCACAGGCTCCAAAGCAGCAGTTGTTGAACACCTCTTTCAGCAGCCTCTCCTATTTTTAACTACCCTCAATACCCTGCTCCTTTGGGGCTCTGCAACTTTGGGCTGCCCTTCGCATGACCATACAGACATGGATGGCATCATGGacacctcctcctgctgccagcagatcCCAGTCCTCcagcccccatccccatcccaataGCACTGCGTGCCCCTCAGCCTCGGCTTCCCTGCATCCAAACCCAAAAAGCTCAAAGGCACCACCCAGGAGGGATAAGGATGAAGAGTGGGAAATACCAGTGGGAAAACGCTTCCTATCCCACATCCCGAGCTGAGCAAGTTCCCAACACTGAACCACGTTTTGCAAGGGACAGCAAAGGTGACAGCATGCGCATTAGAGCAGCTGGATACAGCGATGATCAGGAGGCTTTTTCCACCCTTCCCACTACATCCCATCCCCAAAGCGGTTTTCCAGACCCTtcttcccagctccagccctgccaggacCTGGAGGGGAGCTGTGGGCTGCCTTGCAGCACTGTGAAGGCTCTTCCTCTGGCAGCCTCTCCTGCAGGTACCAGAAGATGATGGAGGAGCACAGACCAAGCAAATCCCTCAAAGCCTTTGGAAGTCCTGTGGGATGCTCCTCTGCACGAGTGGGAGGCTTGATCCCAGGCACCGGATCTGCTCCGAGCTACAGAAAGTTGAGCAACCTGCCCATCCGGATCCAGCACCGCAAGGCTTTAGGAAGTGGCTGGCTAATCTTAAAAGGCTTTGGcttgaagagaagcagcagccgGGATTGCTCGGGATTGCTCCGAGAGTGGCTTTTTACCCTTTAATTAACACATAAACACATGGAAATGTGGAAAGGGGATTAAAATAAAAGTCTGGAGGAGCTGAAACGAATCTAGAGCATTACTGTAAATTAGAAGAGATTTAAGGAACCAAGGACTGGCTAAGCCTGGGCACCGCTTTAATGGGATCTCACCTCTGGGCACTTTCATCTCCTACTTTCATCTCACTCCCAGCAACTCCTTTGGGAAGCACCAAGCTCCGGGTGCACAGACCTTCACCCTGTGGCAATCCTCACCCACCTGCCCCTGTGCCCTTGCTGCCCTGGCCACGTTCATTTGCTGCTGCACAGAAATCACACAAGAATGACCATGGCAAGGCTCTTCTCCCCCAAAGTTGGGTCATCTCACTCGGAGAACCAGGAATCATGAGCATCACCAATGGGGGACCAAGCCACACCAGCCAGCGGGACATGGTACTATTCCTGCTTGAGTTCTGCCTTTCCAAAGGCATCTTCCTCAGAGCATCCTTCCCTCTGGAGCTTGCACCATGCACCTGCAAGGCCACTGCGACCGGAGCATCCTATGGAAGATCCTCCTCCCAATGCCCACACCTGTGAACCATCCACAGCAGGACACAGAGCATCCCCAGAGCTCCCATTCCCTGCCAAGCTGCAAGGGAAATGAAACCCCTCCTGGCATGAAGGCTGGGCTGGCTGGACACAGGCTGGGCACGTGCcggggctgctccatccatcccGCTCCATCcacccagctccatcctgcgCTTCCCACCCCCTGCTCTTGAAGAGATTACAAAGAGCCCCACTCCAtctcattaagaaaataaacacaagagCCGTCTAAGTGTCTAATTAAGCTTCTAATTAGTCCCTGCTTGTTACTAATGCAAATTAGATTACGCTGCTTAACTACAGCATGTCCACAACACCCTTGTTAATTGCGgccttttgaaattaaattactcCCTAATTAGCATATCAAAGCCATTGATTCGGAGCCAGGGAAcacagggcaggaggcagcaaacGCCAAGTTTTGTTAATCAGGGACGTCTAATTAAATAGTGACGTGGAGCACGGGGGGCTCCAGCCCCATTGCTCTGGAGCTGCATCAGGGGACCCCGAGGGGCAGCACCCGGTGGTGCAGGTTGTGCTTCACTGCTGCCGTGCTGGAGCATCCCGGCAGGTCTGGTACCCGACGTCCGATGGATGCAGCTGTAGCAGGGCAGAGCCTAAGCCCTGGGAAGCCCACATAGACTCCAATTTCTCATCCCCCAAAACCTGGCTTTCCTTCTGTCCAGCATGTGCCAAATGGGAATTCAATGGGAAAAGTCCCAAAGAAcagacacagccctgcagccctcCAGGCTCATGGGGCAGGGTCTCAAGACACCTGTAGAGCAGCTCAAAACCCTCACAACCTACACAGGAGGCACCCAAGTGAGCACAGGCCGCAGCATCCCTGACCTGCAGGACAACTCATCCCCTCACCAcaatgggttgggatggatgGGACAGGCACAGCACAAGAGGGAGGATGCCCTCAGCAGTGGCACCAAGTCACAACTTGCTCAGGGCACCCCATCTGTGGGGAGTCTACAGAGAAACCCCATGTACATCTGTCACCTCAGCATCCCGCCGGCACCAACAGCATCCAGCACAGACCCTTTCTCCATAGGAAGCAAAACCAATTCCCTACCGGGGCAGGGATGCCCTGACACTCACTGGAGTCATCCCCAAGCCTCCAACCCCAAATTCACAAGGGGACATAAATAAGAGGCACTAAGGAAGAGACTCAATCTAAAAGCAACCAGGGAGAGCAGGAACGAAGCGCACGCCTGGTTTTCAGGCGATTTCAATCCCTTCCTGACTGACCCAGTTCTTGAAGCCTTCcaacttttcctcttttttgtttaaagaagtgggaaaggggaaaaaaagggggatgAAGATTGGAAAAGTTTAATAGAGGGAGAAAAAGTCTATTGAAAAAggcaggcagccccagcccgtCTCGAGGGAAGAGCTGCAGTATTGAAGAAAGGCAAATCGCTTCCCCGGCTGCTGAGAATAGAGCAGCTCCGTGAGCAGGAGCTGAGCGCTTTTAATTGAAAAGAGGGAGATTCAAATGAAATATCCAATATCCCCcttaaagaaaggaagaaagacgGACGCTGGCCGCTCTCGACGCCCCAGATTGCTAAAGCCCCAAGtttcttccccccccttccctgaCTCGGAAGTTACAGGAGAGAGGGATGAGAGAAAGGAAGGCGGGGGAAAAAAAGGGTCTTTTATACAAGAGGAACTCAAGGGAATGGGAAGGAGGGTGGGAAGAGAGACTgagttttattcatttattttatgcaatgagtaa
The Melopsittacus undulatus isolate bMelUnd1 unplaced genomic scaffold, bMelUnd1.mat.Z mat_scaffold_845_arrow_ctg1, whole genome shotgun sequence genome window above contains:
- the LOC117438945 gene encoding forkhead box protein P4-like, coding for MMVESASETIRSTPSGQNGVSSLSNQPDGGGTGGTAAGTGREGATSGETNGEMSPVELLHFQQQQALQVARQFLLQQATGLSSPSSNEGKQPAVQVSPR